The Arachis hypogaea cultivar Tifrunner chromosome 14, arahy.Tifrunner.gnm2.J5K5, whole genome shotgun sequence genome has a segment encoding these proteins:
- the LOC112740952 gene encoding SART-1 family protein DOT2, whose protein sequence is MDVEWSESRYEAREGKIDKDDSPVREQYDDDLDEKSSKHRSKDRKKSSRGDEKEHHRSKDREHPKRTTDEAREVEKDRVAGRERKKEDRDEREKDRGKDSKARDKDYDREKYREKERERDRDKKDRSKDKEKDREAEKESDRAREKEKGKEKSRDRDRERDKAKEREREKHRDREKERESYRDNGDKDKGKDKIREKERDTDRDNKERSRDRGSRKTHEDDYELSNDDRADYDDKREEEVGKIAKASKLNEDEKDGESSAHLSSAELEERILKMKETRTKKQSETASEISSWVNKSRKLEKERVLQRSKMFEEQDNIAVEGSEDEDTAQDTVDNLAGVKVLHGIEKVVEGGTVVLTIKDQPILADGDINEDVDMLENVELGEQKRRDEAYKAAKKKTGIYDDKFNDDPSVEKKILAKYDDPASEEGITLDEKGRFSGEAEKKLEELRRRLTGVSTNTFEDLNSSGKVSSDYFTHEEMLQFKKPKKKKSLRKKDKLDVNALEAEAISAGLGVGDLGSRKDARRQAIKAEQERLEAERRKNAYEAAYAKADEASKLLRLGQTNTMRTEEDETPVFADDDEDLRKSLERARRLAVKKQEQGIFGPQAIAKLATSNHNDETVDDQNTGAGESRENKVVFTEMEEFVGRLQIDEEARKPESEDVFMHDDEDASANANANAPDEGKTDEAGGWTEVKETNVDEQPDSEDKEEVVPDETIHEVAVGKGLSGALKLLKDRGTLKESIEWGGRNMDKKKSKLVGIVDDEGKEEQKKKEIRIERTDEFGRILTPKEAFRMLSHKFHGKGPGKMKQEKRMKQYQEELKMKQMKSSDTPSLSVERMRETQARLQTPYLVLSGHVKPGQTSDPKSGFATVEKDLPGGLTPMLGDRKVEHFLGIKRKAEPSNSDTTKKPKT, encoded by the exons ATGGATGTGGAGTGGTCTGAATCGCGGTACGAGGCCCGTGAAGGTAAAATTGATAAAGATGATTCTCCGGTGAGAGAGCAATATGATGATGATTTGGATGAGAAGTCTAGCAAGCACAGAAGTAAGGATAGGAAGAAGAGTAGCCGAGGAGATGAGAAGGAACATCATCGAAGTAAAGACAGGGAACATCCAAAGAGGACTACCGACGAGGCGAGAGAGGTAGAGAAGGACAGAGTGGCTGGCAGGGAACGGAAGAAGGAGGATAGGGACGAGCGTGAGAAGGACAGGGGAAAAGATAGTAAGGCTAGGGACAAAGATTATGATAGAGAGAAGTATAGGGAGAAAGAGCGCGAGAGGGACAGGGATAAGAAGGACAGGAGTAAGGATAAAGAAAAAGATCGCGAGGCAGAGAAAGAGAGTGATCGGGCACGCGAGAAGGAAAAGGGAAAAGAGAAGAGTAGGGATAGGGATAGAGAAAGGGACAAGGCGAAGGAGAGGGAGCGCGAGAAGCATAGGGATCGAGAGAAGGAGAGGGAAAGCTATAGAGATAATGGAGACAAGGATAAGGGGAAGGATAAAATTAGAGAGAAGGAGAGGGATACAGATCGAGATAATAAGGAAAGGTCAAGAGATAGAGGAAGTAGAAAGACTCACGAGGATGATTATGAATTGAGTAATGATGATAGAGCAGACTATGATGacaagagagaagaagaggtgggcaAGATAGCAAAGGCTTCAAAGCTCAACGAAGATGAGAAAGATGGTGAATCCTCAGCACATCTGTCATCAGCAGAACTTGAAGAGCGCATCCTGAA GATGAAAGAAACGAGGACAAAGAAGCAATCAGAAACTGCCTCGGAGATCTCGTCATGGGTCAATAAAAGCCGTAAGCTTGAAAAGGAACGAGTGTTACAACGCTCAAAGATGTTTGAGGAGCAG GACAACATTGCTGTAGAGGGAAGTGAAGATGAGGATACAGCTCAAGACACTGTTG ATAATCTTGCGGGGGTGAAAGTTCTTCATGGCATTGAGAAAGTTGTGGAAGGTGGGACAGTGGTTCTGACCATCAAAGATCAGCCAATACTAGCAGATGGTGATATTAATGAAG ATGTTGATATGCTTGAGAATGTGGAGCTTGGAGAGCAAAAACGACGAGATGAGGCCTATAAAGCTGCAAAAAAGAAAACGGGCATATATGATGATAA gttcaatgatGATCCCTCTGTGGAGAAGAAAATACTTGCCAAATATGATGATCCAGCTTCAGAAGAA gGTATAACTTTGGATGAAAAGGGAAGATTCTCAGGTGAAGCCGAAAAGAAACTTGAAGAG TTGCGAAGAAGGTTGACAGGTGTTTCAACAAATACTTTTGAAGATCTTAATTCATCGGGAAAGGTATCATCAGATTACTTTACTCATGAAGAAATGCTTCAATTTAAGAAGCCCAAGAAGAAAAAATCTTTGCGCAAGAAAGATAAGCTTGACGTCAATGCCCTTGAAGCTGAGGCTATATCTGCAGGATTGGGTGTTGGTGATCTTGGTTCTCGGAAAGATGCAAGGAGGCAAGCTATCAAGGCTGAGCAAGAAAGATTGGAGGCTGAGAGGAGGAAGAATGCTTATGAGGCTGCTTATGCTAAGGCAGATGAAGCCTCCAAATTACTTCGTTTAGGACAAACAAACACTATGAGGACAGAGGAAGATGAAACTCCAGTTTttgctgatgatgatgaagatctTCGCAAATCCTTAGAAAGAGCAAGAAGACTAGCTGTCAAAAAGCAGGAACAAGGGATATTTGGTCCTCAAGCTATTGCAAAGCTGGCCACATCAAATCACAATGATGAGACTGTAGATGATCAAAACACTGGAGCCGGAGAATCACGGGAAAACAAGGTGGTCTTCACTGAGATGGAAGAATTTGTTGGTCGTCTCCAGATTGACGAAG AAGCACGTAAGCCAGAAAGCGAGGATGTTTTCATGCATGATGATGAAGATGCAagtgcaaatgcaaatgcaaatgctcCTGACGAAGGAAAGACTGATGAGGCTGGTGGGTGGACTGAAGTTAAAGAAACAAATGTGGATGAACAACCTGATTCAGAAGACAAGGAAGAGGTAGTTCCCGATGAAACTATCCATGAAGTAGCTGTGGGGAAAGGATTGTCAGGGGCATTGAAACTGCTTAAAGACAGAGGGACACTTAAAGAAAGCATTGAATGGGGTGGCAGAAACATGGACAAGAAGAAAAGCAAATTGGTTGGGATCGTAGATGATGAAGGAaaggaagaacaaaagaaaaaggagatTCGCATTGAGAGAACAGATGAATTTGGGAGAATT TTGACTCCAAAGGAAGCCTTTCGGATGCTTTCTCATAAATTTCATGGTAAAGGACCTGGTAAGATGAAGCAAGAAAAGCGTATGAAGCAATAtcaagaagaattgaagatgaagcAGATGAAGAGTTCAGATACTCCCTCACTGTCCGTGGAGAGAATGAGGGAGACTCAAGCTCGATTGCAGACTCCTTACCTTGTTCTTAGTGGTCATGTCAAACCAGG ACAAACTAGCGACCCAAAAAGCGGTTTTGCTACAGTTGAGAAGGATCTTCCTGGGGGCTTAACACCCATGCTTGGTGATCGGAAG gTAGAGCACTTCCTGGGAATTAAGAGGAAAGCTGAGCCATCAAACTCCGATACCACCAAAAAGCCCAAGACTTGA
- the LOC112740568 gene encoding uncharacterized protein, which yields MSAANTPSETPSSQEQGSTADASIGTQKNNNRAKNDPAWGHCKQVVESGKTILLCIYCEKLIRGGGIHRFKLHLAGKGGDVESCRKVPAAVRHQFHESIEELRSKKRKTQEQYAESYNACDDVEREFDEIERNEMQQQQKSRVPTPNSRKGKQVKAYYQPMIDVIASMGAGYKGPSYPRVRGYLLSKLVEDVRKMIDGYREIWKQTGCTIMADGWTDRCRRTLINFLVYCPKGTVFLKSVDASNISKTAENLFKLFRDVVLFVGPENVVHIVTDNAANYVAAGRLLEAEFPKLYWSPCAAHCVNLMFQDIGKLQEVSQTVSQASLITKYIYNHCYPLFLMRKFTGEREILRPAPTRFATNFIALQSILAQKDPLRAMVTSREFTSSAYSKEAKAKKFVDQVLDSKFWSQCTDIVKLTEPLVRVLRIVDSEDRPAMGFLYQAIYKAREEMVKRFQKRKKVVDPYLKILDTRWDAQLKKNLHAAGYWLNPAFRFNAGEFEKHKETISGLLDVIEKYAYDDPVLNSKLTSEKRIFKNAEKDFGRPSAIRERSTVMPDQWWESYGCGAPNLQKLAIRVLSQTCSSSGCERNWSIFEHIHSKKRNRLEHQKLNDLVYVHYNLRLQQRNQMRNQVYDPICLDAFEDHSEWILEDSPPFLTPEEIDALRNDLANMSLQSPLDDLDQLDLEDDRDEDGANNSVENANQNESNQDVAPHLSDEEQLADFEITPWI from the exons ATGTCTGCTGCGAATACACCATCAGAAACACCATCTTCGCAAGAACAAGGATCAACTGCTGATGCATCAATCGGAACccaaaaaaacaataatagagcAAAAAATGATCCTGCATGGGGTCATTGTAAACAAGTTGTGGAGTCTGGAAAAACAATTCTGCTATGCATATATTGTGAGAAGCTTATTAGGGGTGGAGGAATTCATCGGTTTAAGCTTCATTTGGCTGGAAAAGGAGGAGATGTTGAGTCTTGTCGAAAGGTGCCAGCTGCAGTGAGACACCAATTCCATGAAAGTATTGAAGAGCTtcgaagcaagaaaagaaaaactcaagaacaataTGCCGAAAGTTATAATGCTTGTGATGATGTTGAAAGAGAATTTGACGAGATCGAACGTAATGAgatgcaacaacaacaaaaatccaGGGTTCCAACACCtaactctagaaaaggaaaacaagTCAAAG CTTACTATCAGCCAATGATTGATGTTATTGCAAGCATGGGTGCAGGGTATAAAGGGCCAAGTTATCCAAGAGTCCGTGGGTATTTGTTGAGTAAATTAGTTGAGGATGTGAGGAAAATGATTGATGGTTATCGTGAGATTTGGAAGCAAACTGGATGCACTATTATGGCCGATGGATGGACTGATCGTTGTAGGCGtactttgattaattttttagtttattgtCCTAAAGGAACTGTTTTTCTAAAGTCGGTTGATGCTTCTAATATCTCAAAAACTGCTGAAAATTTGTTTAAGTTGTTTAGGGATGTTGTATTGTTTGTTGGTCCTGAGAATGTTGTGCATATTGTAACGGACAATGCTGCAAACTATGTTGCTGCGGGAAGGTTGTTGGAGGCTGAGTTTCCTAAATTATATTGGTCCCCTTGTGCAGCTCATTGTGTTAATCTGATGTTTCAAGATATTGGGAAGTTGCAAGAAGTGAGTCAAACTGTGTCACAAGCTTCACTGATCACTAAGTATATCTATAATCATTGCTATCCACTGTTCTTGATGAGAAAGTTTACAGGTGAGCGGGAAATACTTCGTCCAGCTCCAACTCGGTTTGCTACTAATTTCATTGCTTTGCAAAGTATTTTAGCTCAAAAGGATCCTTTGAGAGCTATGGTGACTTCTAGAGAATTTACAAGCTCGGCTTACTCCAAAGAAGCCAAAGCTAAGAAATTCGTGGATCAAGTCTTGGATTCTAAATTTTGGAGTCAATGCACTGATATTGTTAAGCTTACTGAGCCACTTGTTCGTGTTTTACGTATTGTGGATAGTGAAGACAGACCTGCCATGGGTTTTCTTTATCAAGCTATTTATAAGGCTAGAGAAGAAATGGTGAAGAGGtttcagaaaagaaagaaggttGTTGATCCTTATTTGAAGATTTTGGATACCCGTTGGGATGCACAACTTAAGAAAAATCTTCATGCCGCTGGTTATTGGTTAAATCCAGCTTTTCGATTTAATGCTGGAGAATTTGAAAAGCACAAAGAAACGATTTCTGGCTTGTTGGATGTCATTGAGAAATATGCTTATGATGATCCTGTACTGAATTCTAAGCTGACAAGTGAGAAGAGGATCTTTAAGAATGCTGAGAAAGATTTTGGAAGACCCTCTGCAATACGTGAACGAAGCACTGTTATGCCAG ATCAATGGTGGGAATCTTATGGTTGTGGAGCCCCAAATTTGCAAAAGTTGGCTATTCGTGTTTTAAGCCAGACTTGTAGCTCTTCAGGTTGTGAGCGTAACTGGAGTATTTTTGAACACATTCACTCAAAGAAGAGGAATCGGTTAGAGCATCAAAAACTTAATGATCTTGTTTATGTTCATTACAACTTAAGGTTACAACAAAG GAACCAAATGAGAAACCAAGTTTATGATCCAATTTGTCTTGATGCATTTGAGGATCATTCGGAATGGATACTGGAAGATTCACCACCATTTTTAACTCCTGAAGAAATTGATGCTTTACGAAATGATCTTGCAAATATGTCTCTTCAATCACCTTTAGATGATTTAG ATCAATTGGATTTGGAAGATGATCGGGATGAAGATGGAGCTAATAATTCTGTGGAAAATGCAAATCAAAATGAAAGCAATCAGGATGTAGCTCCACATTTGTCAGATGAAGAGCAACTTGCCGACTTTGAAATCACTCCTtggatttag